One part of the Streptomyces lienomycini genome encodes these proteins:
- a CDS encoding MBL fold metallo-hydrolase: MGDHTVRRIDEVVLPAQTGPWLLPGATTDLVSRTPWLSPEFADEQGVLRLASHSFAVEVDGMRVLMDTGIGNGKRRANPAWHDLNSDYEARLRAAGFPPESVDVVVLTHLHADHVGWNTRAEGDAWVPTFPNARYLTSRTEWDYWAGVDMEEARRQMFRDSVHPVREAGLFDLIDVADEGTDVAPGIRLLPTPGHTPGQVAVELSSRGETALVTGDSIHHPVQMAHPGLCSCVDIAPELAARTRNQVLGSLAGTSTLLLGSHFPPPTAGHVLREDGGYRLVPAPSGVTPIGG; the protein is encoded by the coding sequence GTGGGCGACCACACCGTACGACGCATCGACGAAGTGGTCCTGCCCGCCCAGACCGGTCCGTGGCTGCTGCCCGGGGCAACCACCGACCTCGTGAGCCGGACTCCCTGGCTGAGCCCCGAATTCGCCGACGAACAAGGCGTTCTGCGCCTGGCGAGTCACAGCTTCGCCGTCGAGGTGGACGGCATGCGGGTGCTGATGGACACCGGCATCGGAAACGGGAAGCGGCGCGCCAACCCCGCCTGGCACGACCTGAACAGCGACTACGAAGCACGGCTGCGGGCGGCGGGCTTCCCGCCGGAGAGCGTTGACGTCGTGGTCCTGACCCACCTCCACGCCGACCACGTGGGGTGGAACACGCGTGCCGAGGGCGACGCCTGGGTGCCCACGTTCCCGAACGCGCGCTATCTCACCTCACGCACCGAGTGGGACTACTGGGCGGGTGTCGACATGGAGGAGGCGCGACGGCAGATGTTCCGGGACTCGGTCCATCCCGTCCGGGAAGCAGGTCTGTTCGACCTCATCGATGTCGCGGACGAGGGCACCGACGTCGCGCCGGGCATCCGTCTGCTGCCTACCCCCGGCCACACACCGGGGCAGGTAGCGGTGGAACTGAGCAGCCGTGGCGAGACCGCATTGGTCACCGGCGACAGCATCCATCACCCGGTCCAGATGGCGCATCCAGGGCTCTGCAGCTGTGTGGACATCGCTCCCGAACTCGCGGCCAGGACCCGGAACCAGGTGCTCGGCTCCCTGGCCGGTACGTCAACTCTCCTGCTGGGGAGCCACTTCCCGCCGCCGACCGCCGGACACGTGCTACGCGAGGACGGCGGGTACCGGCTGGTCCCGGCTCCCTCAGGGGTCACGCCCATCGGCGGCTGA
- a CDS encoding MFS transporter codes for MRSVPAGLAPPRTSPPGRLPFALHASILIALLAASSAPTPLYPHYQAQWQLSSLDITVVFSAYALALLIALLTTGTLSNHVGRCPVLLGALAVQVASMALFATAGGLTTLIGARVLQGIATGAATGAAGAALRDLENPARPGRPALANSIAPVTGMAAGVLAATLMVRFAPVPTITVYAALIAVFAAQAIALVSTPETVRRRPGALRSTRPHLALPSAAAHALLLNGAGVVAVWALGGFYSSLGPGFTRLISPGGPEYADGMVFFTLTAVAAPTVYFTRRMRADVSALLGSCAVIPAAVLTLGALWLAGPALLFAGAALAGFGFGAVSQGALRAVVDSVPAREKGGTLASYHVLSYLAMSLPAIGAGALTAGFGLRAAALACAGCVAVLATVAVATLTAPLRSRRRTPSPDIHSRPATSNYPSTSPNTPTPDISVLATRNR; via the coding sequence ATGCGGAGCGTCCCCGCGGGCCTCGCGCCTCCCCGCACCTCCCCACCCGGACGCCTGCCGTTCGCATTGCACGCCTCGATCCTGATCGCGCTGCTCGCCGCATCCAGCGCACCGACCCCGCTGTACCCCCACTACCAGGCTCAGTGGCAGCTGTCTTCCCTCGACATCACCGTGGTCTTCAGCGCCTACGCTCTGGCGCTCCTGATCGCACTGCTGACGACCGGAACCCTTTCCAACCATGTCGGACGCTGCCCCGTGCTCCTGGGCGCCCTCGCGGTTCAGGTCGCCTCCATGGCACTGTTCGCGACGGCCGGCGGCCTGACCACCCTGATCGGCGCCCGCGTGCTGCAGGGCATCGCGACCGGCGCGGCGACCGGCGCAGCGGGTGCGGCTCTCCGCGACCTGGAAAACCCCGCCCGGCCGGGTCGCCCCGCTCTGGCCAACAGCATCGCGCCGGTGACGGGCATGGCGGCCGGCGTCCTGGCAGCCACCCTCATGGTGCGCTTCGCCCCCGTTCCGACGATCACGGTGTACGCGGCCCTGATCGCCGTGTTCGCCGCGCAGGCCATCGCCCTTGTCTCGACGCCCGAGACCGTCCGCCGCCGTCCCGGAGCACTGCGCTCTACACGGCCCCACCTGGCACTGCCGTCGGCGGCCGCCCACGCTCTCCTGCTCAACGGCGCCGGCGTCGTCGCCGTCTGGGCACTCGGCGGCTTCTACTCGTCCCTGGGACCGGGCTTCACACGGCTCATCTCCCCCGGCGGACCCGAATACGCCGACGGCATGGTCTTCTTCACGCTGACGGCCGTCGCCGCCCCGACGGTGTACTTCACGCGCAGGATGCGTGCCGACGTCTCCGCTCTCCTCGGGAGCTGCGCGGTGATTCCGGCGGCCGTCCTGACCCTGGGTGCCCTCTGGCTCGCCGGCCCCGCACTTCTCTTCGCCGGGGCGGCGCTGGCCGGGTTCGGCTTCGGAGCCGTCTCCCAGGGTGCGCTGCGCGCGGTCGTCGACTCGGTCCCGGCCCGGGAGAAGGGCGGCACGCTCGCCTCCTATCACGTACTCAGCTACCTGGCGATGAGTCTGCCTGCCATCGGCGCCGGCGCCCTCACCGCCGGCTTCGGGCTGCGTGCGGCAGCACTGGCCTGTGCCGGCTGCGTGGCCGTACTGGCGACCGTCGCAGTCGCGACGCTGACCGCGCCGCTGCGCAGTCGGCGCCGGACACCGTCCCCGGACATCCACTCCCGTCCGGCGACGAGCAACTACCCATCCACCTCACCCAACACGCCCACTCCAGACATCTCCGTCCTCGCGACCCGTAACAGGTAA
- a CDS encoding amidase encodes MQPFELSLTEASRAVRARELSPVELTESVLARIAAVEGRLGAYVTVAAEAARAAAIRAEREISGSGPRGPLHGIPMALKDLIDAEGMPTTASSRVRAGHVAERDSRVAERLGAAGAVLLGKTHTHEFAYGLTTPQTNNAWDHSRVAGGSSGGSAVAVAAGGATFAMGTDTGGSIRVPAALNGVVGLKPTYGLVPRTGVTSLSWSLDHVGPLARTVQDVALVLSATAGHDPRDPVSVSGPVPDRFPGGDLRGLKVGVPRNHYFERVTPEVEESVRGAIERLAELGAELVDVEIPMARYLQAVQWGLMVPEATAYHERSLRAAPDLYAADVRILLEAGELTSAGDYLRAQRARTMMRDAWARMFDGIDVLAAPTVPMTATEAGQEAVEWPDGTTEAVSDSYVRLCAPANITGVPALTLPVGHDRAGLPIGMQLMARPFHDATVLRVGRVYEESAGGAGRLAPLAA; translated from the coding sequence ATGCAACCGTTTGAGCTGTCGCTGACCGAAGCCTCCCGTGCGGTGCGCGCACGGGAGCTGTCCCCCGTCGAACTCACCGAATCGGTGCTCGCCCGTATCGCCGCCGTCGAAGGACGGCTGGGCGCCTATGTCACCGTCGCCGCCGAAGCGGCCCGGGCCGCAGCGATCCGCGCCGAACGGGAGATCTCCGGAAGCGGACCGCGCGGGCCGCTGCACGGGATCCCCATGGCGCTCAAGGATCTGATCGACGCGGAGGGGATGCCCACCACGGCGAGCTCGCGCGTCCGGGCAGGGCACGTGGCGGAACGCGACAGCCGGGTGGCCGAACGGCTCGGCGCCGCCGGGGCCGTCCTCCTGGGCAAGACGCACACGCACGAGTTCGCCTACGGCCTGACCACTCCGCAGACGAACAACGCCTGGGACCACAGCCGGGTCGCGGGCGGGTCGAGCGGCGGCTCGGCGGTAGCTGTCGCCGCCGGCGGGGCGACGTTCGCCATGGGCACGGACACGGGCGGTTCCATCCGGGTCCCGGCGGCCCTGAACGGCGTGGTGGGCCTCAAGCCGACCTACGGCCTGGTCCCGCGCACGGGCGTGACCTCGCTGTCCTGGTCCCTGGACCACGTGGGCCCGCTCGCCCGCACCGTCCAGGACGTCGCACTGGTGCTGTCGGCGACCGCCGGCCACGACCCGCGTGACCCGGTGAGCGTGTCCGGCCCGGTGCCGGACCGCTTCCCGGGAGGCGACCTGCGAGGACTGAAGGTCGGCGTACCGCGGAACCACTACTTCGAGCGGGTCACGCCCGAGGTCGAGGAGTCCGTACGCGGCGCGATCGAGCGGCTGGCGGAGCTGGGGGCGGAACTCGTCGACGTCGAGATCCCGATGGCGCGTTACCTCCAGGCCGTTCAGTGGGGGCTGATGGTTCCCGAGGCCACCGCCTACCACGAGCGGTCGCTGCGGGCCGCCCCCGACCTGTACGCGGCGGACGTTCGCATCCTGCTGGAGGCCGGCGAACTCACCTCTGCGGGCGACTACCTCCGCGCCCAGCGGGCCCGCACCATGATGCGAGACGCCTGGGCTCGCATGTTCGACGGAATCGACGTCCTCGCCGCGCCGACGGTGCCGATGACCGCCACCGAGGCGGGGCAGGAAGCCGTCGAGTGGCCCGACGGCACGACCGAGGCTGTGTCGGACAGCTACGTCCGCCTCTGTGCCCCCGCCAACATCACCGGCGTCCCGGCCCTCACCCTGCCGGTCGGTCACGACCGCGCCGGACTGCCGATAGGTATGCAGCT